A region of Planococcus sp. MSAK28401 DNA encodes the following proteins:
- a CDS encoding catalase produces the protein MEANQKEHQAVEQIEEIFGEHKSYRRAHARGAGYKGLFQGSGDATDLTDAAHFQNAKVPVLVRFSHFSPDPTWADAMSPVKGMAVQFKIGPEEVTNIVSVTSPVFFTRSPERFVEMLEVSRSFQKGRPKLGELAELLTDFPEVRAMFSSMKKMTVPESFATGIYHSIHAFYFEKQGKRQAVKYVFEPDAGEDKRSLKDMKDLPFGYYERELAERTARSPVSFKLYAIIGETGDPTDDPTRDWPKDRERIFLGNLVIEAPEEEAEQALYDPTVMTAGLSCSDDPILQFRRGAYRYSYDKRIAENE, from the coding sequence ATGGAGGCCAACCAGAAAGAACACCAGGCAGTCGAACAGATCGAAGAAATCTTCGGTGAGCATAAAAGCTATCGGCGTGCGCATGCCAGAGGCGCAGGATACAAAGGGCTATTCCAAGGCAGCGGAGATGCCACCGACTTGACCGATGCTGCGCATTTTCAAAACGCAAAGGTGCCGGTACTTGTGCGCTTTTCCCATTTCTCGCCAGATCCCACTTGGGCGGATGCCATGTCGCCGGTCAAAGGCATGGCAGTCCAATTCAAGATCGGGCCGGAAGAGGTGACGAATATCGTATCAGTGACTTCACCGGTATTTTTTACCCGTTCGCCTGAACGTTTCGTGGAGATGCTTGAAGTATCACGGTCTTTTCAAAAGGGCCGCCCGAAATTGGGGGAGCTGGCAGAATTGCTGACGGATTTTCCTGAGGTGAGGGCGATGTTCTCGAGCATGAAAAAAATGACGGTGCCGGAAAGTTTCGCAACGGGCATCTATCATTCCATCCACGCTTTCTATTTTGAGAAGCAAGGCAAGAGACAGGCAGTCAAATACGTATTCGAGCCAGATGCTGGGGAAGACAAGCGTTCCTTAAAGGATATGAAAGATTTGCCTTTCGGCTATTACGAACGGGAATTGGCTGAGCGAACCGCACGCAGCCCCGTGTCTTTCAAGCTGTATGCCATCATCGGTGAAACAGGCGACCCGACGGACGATCCGACGCGCGATTGGCCGAAAGATCGTGAACGAATCTTTCTTGGAAACTTGGTAATCGAAGCGCCAGAAGAAGAAGCCGAACAAGCGCTGTACGATCCGACTGTAATGACCGCAGGCCTCAGTTGTTCGGATGATCCGATTCTCCAGTTCCGCCGGGGTGCATACCGGTATTCCTATGACAAACGCATAGCTGAAAATGAATGA